GCCAGGGCTCGGTCAGCTCGATCTGTTCGACACCCTCGGGTGCGGTCAGGAATGCGATACGCATCGGTGCTCAGTCCCTTCGTCGCTCATGTCAGGTGTCCGGTGCCGCCCGGCCGCCGTGGGCGAGTGCCGAGTCCGGGTCCGGGGTGCGGACGGCCGGGACCCGCATCGGCTGCGGCGCCCCGACCGCGGGGGCACGCCCACGACGGCGTGACCCTGCCCGCAGTACCCGGGAGCCGGAGGCCTATGTGTCGCCGTCGCCGTCGCCGTCGCCGTCGCCGTCTCCGACGACCGCCTCCGCGAGCTGGTGGACCGAGTCGTAGCGGGCCTCGCGCGGCAGCCGCTCCAGGGGCTCCACCAGCGCGTCCGGGGCGTGCCGCCCCCGCAGGACCCGGATCAGTTCGGCCGGGCCCGCCGGGAACGACGTACGGCCCAGGACGCGGGCCAGCTCCAGCCGCAGGGCCTCCACCCGGGCGGGGTCCCGGCTCGGTGTCACCGGCCCGTACGCGACCTCCGGGTCGTCCTCGGCGTACGGCTCCGGGTCGTGCCACTCCTCCGTCCGGGTGGGATGCCCGGAACGGAGCAGGCCTTGCAGTTCGTGCTTCATCTCGTCGTCGCGGTGGGCGCTCAGCCGGTCGCTGCCTCGCTGCATGACTCCCCTCCAGATGGGTTTTCGTGGCCCCCGCGTACCCGAACACCCGACGCCGACACAGGCACCTGGCGACGGGAACGCACCCACGCGGCCCGCCCGCCTGCTTCCCGCCCGCCTACTTCCCGCCCCTGCCCTTCTCACCGCCGTTCTTCTCACGGCCGTGCTTCTCGCGGTTGCCCGGCAGGAACTCCTGCAGCTTCGCCTTCAGCCCCTGTTTGACCATCGAGCCCCGGTCGGCGTCGCCCTTGAGGATCGAGGCGGCCGTGGCCTCCATCTGCTCCCAGGTGGCGTGCGGCGGGATCGGCGGCACGGCAGGGTCGGTGAGGAACTCCACGACCGCCGGACCGTCCGCGGCGAGGGCCGCCCGCCAGCCCGCCTCGACGTCCTCCGGCTTCTCCACCCGGATGCCGGTCAGCCCCAGGGAACGGGCGAACGCGGCGTACTGGACGTCCGGCAGCTCCTGCGAGGGCAGGAAGGACGGCTCGCCGCCCATCGCCCGCAGCTCCCAGGTCACCTGGTTCAGGTCGTGGTTGTTCCAGACGGCCACGACCAGCCGCGGATCCTCCCAGCGGTCTCGGTACTTGGCCGCCGTGATCAGCTCCGCCATGCCGTTCATCTGCATCGCCCCGTCCCCGACCAGGGCGATCGCCGGACGGTCCGGATGCGCGAACTTCGCGCCGATCGCGTACGGCACCCCGCAGCCCATCGTCGCCAGCGTGCCCGACAGCGAGCCGCGCATGGTGCCCCGCACGGTGAGGTGCCGGGCGTACCAGTTCGCCGCCGAACCGGAGTCCGAGGAGATGATCGCGTCGTCCGGCACCAGCGAGTCCAGGACGTGCGCCACGTACTCCGGATTGATCGGGTCGGCCGACAGCTCCGCCCGGCGCGCGGTCACCTCGCGCCAGCGCGCCACGCCCGCGCACACCTCGTCGAACCACTCACGGCCCCGGTCCGGTCCGATCAGCGGGATCAGCCGCTCCAGCGTCGCCTTCGCGTCCCCGATCAGATTCACCTCGTACGGGTAGCGCATCCCGACCATGTGCGGATCGATGTCGATCTGCACGGCCCGCGCCTTGCCGAAGTCCGGCAGGAACTGCGAGTACGGGAAGGACGAGCCGATGGTCAGCAGCGTGTCGCAGTCGCGCATCAGCTCGTACGAGGGGCGGGTGCCCAGCAGCCCGATCGAGCCGGTGACGTACGGCAGTTCGTCGCTCAGCGCGTCCTTGCCGAGGAGGGCCTTGGCGACGCCCGCGCCCAGCAGTTCGGCGATGCGGGCCACCTCGGTGCGGGCCCCGGCGGCGCCCTGCCCGACGAGGATCGCGACCTTGTCCCCGGCGTTCAGGATCTCGGCCGCCCGCTCGACCGACTCGGCGGAGGGGACCGTGGTCCAGTCGCCGTGGTCCAGACTGGAGGGCACCATCTTGAACTCGTGGGTCGGCGCCGAGTACTCCAGCTCCTGTACGTCGCCGGGGACGATCACGGCCGTCGGCGCCCGGCGGGCGTACGCGGTGCGGATCGCCCGGTCGAGGACGTTCGGCAGCTGCTCGGGCACGGTCACCGTCTCGACGAAGTCCGA
The sequence above is drawn from the Streptomyces griseiscabiei genome and encodes:
- a CDS encoding DUF2795 domain-containing protein, whose translation is MQRGSDRLSAHRDDEMKHELQGLLRSGHPTRTEEWHDPEPYAEDDPEVAYGPVTPSRDPARVEALRLELARVLGRTSFPAGPAELIRVLRGRHAPDALVEPLERLPREARYDSVHQLAEAVVGDGDGDGDGDGDT
- a CDS encoding thiamine pyrophosphate-requiring protein, which translates into the protein MGTTVADHILRRLRDWEVEQVFGYPGDGINGLLAAWGRAEDRPRFIQSRHEEMSAFQAVGYAKFSGRLGVCAATSGPGAIHLLNGLYDAKLDHVPVLAIVGQTHRSAMGGSYQQEVDLHTLFKDVASDFVETVTVPEQLPNVLDRAIRTAYARRAPTAVIVPGDVQELEYSAPTHEFKMVPSSLDHGDWTTVPSAESVERAAEILNAGDKVAILVGQGAAGARTEVARIAELLGAGVAKALLGKDALSDELPYVTGSIGLLGTRPSYELMRDCDTLLTIGSSFPYSQFLPDFGKARAVQIDIDPHMVGMRYPYEVNLIGDAKATLERLIPLIGPDRGREWFDEVCAGVARWREVTARRAELSADPINPEYVAHVLDSLVPDDAIISSDSGSAANWYARHLTVRGTMRGSLSGTLATMGCGVPYAIGAKFAHPDRPAIALVGDGAMQMNGMAELITAAKYRDRWEDPRLVVAVWNNHDLNQVTWELRAMGGEPSFLPSQELPDVQYAAFARSLGLTGIRVEKPEDVEAGWRAALAADGPAVVEFLTDPAVPPIPPHATWEQMEATAASILKGDADRGSMVKQGLKAKLQEFLPGNREKHGREKNGGEKGRGGK